A stretch of Shimia isoporae DNA encodes these proteins:
- a CDS encoding calcium-binding protein — translation MFDSARALASVFDLGNGSLSIQFSNGTDIVSNIEIFEFLDVVLTLDELLEQLSTGGALTGTSGADILAGSQFKDAIFGQAGDDQIHGARGADSLYGDDGNDTIFGEQGPDSIYGAQGDDSILGGAGYDSLSGGEGSDWLASGRGFDTIDGGTGNDRLFGGSGNDVLFGGSGNDDVHGGLGLDRIEGGSGSDTLRGYGGQDTILGGDGNDSIFGGNLHDLLEGGSGDELIDGGLFADTLIGQSGNDILLGNAGQDRLFGESGNDYGDGGKGNDRFWGGTGDDRFVGGDGTDQALGEAGNDRLDGNKGRDTLLGGTGFDTLVGGSEDDWLVGGSNADVFVFRTGDGHDTIADFNALNENEKIDLTSVSEVTSFTDLLSDHIRSSGGENVVISIPNMGSITLIGVSLADLDENDFFL, via the coding sequence GTGTTTGATTCTGCTAGAGCGTTAGCATCTGTTTTCGATTTGGGAAACGGAAGCCTTTCGATTCAGTTTTCGAACGGAACAGATATCGTTTCAAACATCGAAATTTTTGAGTTTCTGGACGTAGTTCTCACCCTGGATGAATTGTTGGAGCAACTCTCTACTGGAGGGGCCCTGACGGGCACATCAGGCGCGGACATTCTCGCTGGATCGCAGTTCAAAGATGCCATCTTTGGTCAAGCTGGCGATGACCAAATTCATGGCGCTAGGGGAGCTGACTCTCTTTATGGCGACGATGGAAACGATACGATCTTCGGCGAGCAAGGTCCTGACTCAATCTATGGAGCACAGGGTGATGACAGTATTTTGGGAGGTGCAGGCTACGACAGCCTGTCGGGTGGCGAAGGAAGTGATTGGCTGGCGTCCGGGCGCGGGTTTGACACCATAGATGGTGGCACCGGAAACGACAGATTGTTTGGTGGAAGTGGCAACGACGTTCTGTTTGGCGGTTCAGGTAATGACGATGTTCATGGTGGGCTCGGATTAGACCGGATCGAAGGAGGAAGCGGCAGCGATACATTGCGGGGGTATGGTGGACAGGACACTATCCTTGGCGGTGATGGAAACGACAGCATCTTTGGTGGAAATTTACATGACCTCCTTGAAGGTGGCTCCGGAGATGAACTGATCGATGGTGGACTTTTTGCTGACACGCTTATCGGACAGTCAGGAAACGACATTCTTTTGGGAAATGCAGGTCAAGATCGGCTTTTTGGGGAAAGCGGTAACGACTACGGCGACGGAGGAAAAGGAAATGACCGTTTTTGGGGTGGAACTGGGGACGACAGGTTCGTTGGTGGTGACGGTACGGATCAGGCTTTAGGTGAAGCTGGGAATGATCGCCTGGACGGGAACAAAGGTCGCGATACTTTGTTAGGCGGAACTGGTTTTGACACTTTAGTTGGGGGTTCAGAAGACGACTGGCTTGTAGGTGGGAGCAACGCGGATGTCTTTGTTTTCCGGACCGGGGACGGCCATGACACGATTGCTGACTTCAACGCGCTGAATGAAAATGAGAAAATTGACCTGACATCAGTCTCTGAGGTTACGAGCTTCACAGATTTGTTGTCAGATCACATCCGTTCCTCGGGTGGTGAAAATGTGGTCATCAGCATACCTAATATGGGCAGTATCACTTTGATTGGCGTAAGCTTGGCAGACCTTGACGAAAACGACTTTTTCCTTTGA
- a CDS encoding calcium-binding protein — MGEVKSAQSGYLAGTENDDLLVLSENGSIHGGGGNDIIMDGDGENSLSGGSGSDVFVLGSDGSHDVISDFQVGIDRLDLTSMPGLYSFSRLAVTFNYSGARITYGNETLDILSNGVALSLEALKSAMVEDIHRPPLIVETDPQDPVSHDEAIDGTSGNDVLSGGLGRDTISGYEGADTLLGGADNDVLLGGAGSDHLAGG, encoded by the coding sequence TTGGGCGAAGTTAAGAGCGCACAATCAGGCTACCTTGCGGGTACCGAGAATGATGACCTTCTCGTATTGTCCGAAAACGGCAGTATTCACGGCGGTGGTGGCAACGATATCATCATGGATGGAGACGGTGAGAACAGTTTATCTGGAGGAAGTGGCTCTGATGTTTTTGTTTTGGGCTCCGACGGATCCCATGATGTCATTTCAGATTTTCAAGTTGGAATTGATCGGCTGGATCTGACTTCCATGCCTGGGCTTTACTCCTTCTCAAGATTAGCGGTCACTTTCAATTATTCAGGTGCTCGAATAACTTACGGCAATGAAACGTTGGACATATTGTCAAACGGGGTTGCGCTATCGCTGGAAGCGCTAAAATCGGCAATGGTGGAAGACATTCACCGCCCACCCTTAATTGTCGAAACCGATCCGCAAGACCCAGTTTCTCACGACGAAGCGATTGATGGCACATCAGGAAACGATGTTTTGTCGGGTGGCCTAGGGCGCGACACAATTTCGGGGTACGAAGGCGCAGACACTTTGCTGGGCGGTGCCGACAATGACGTGCTACTGGGTGGCGCGGGAAGCGATCACCTGGCAGGCGGCTAG
- a CDS encoding glycosyltransferase: MIGDLNLPQCRKYRVEQLDEIWRLADVDYSYSHYEDVPRSTTILQDATHVMFYRLSTTPITSMLSYEARRLRLPILYDLDDPLFSVSAYGTYENMKALPDWQKTHFMNEAPKYLDVMNASDLLSVSTPGMKSHAALYSSRPTFVRRNFADAAALSTGARVISTKTPQNGFRVAFASGSQGHEIDFNIIVNDMIRFLAGNSDRQLVILGYFDKSLLPADLRDQVETHSFSDYATYLRTLSSADCAVMPLADDLFNRCKSAVRVLDAACVGVPSIVGQVSDMSTVVEHGRTGLVLEPAANWGDALETLATDRKLTKEMGKAARSQLEANWSARLDAPVIDPEILRWVTS; this comes from the coding sequence ATGATTGGCGATCTCAATTTGCCGCAATGTCGAAAATATCGGGTTGAGCAACTAGACGAGATTTGGCGTTTGGCGGACGTCGATTACAGCTATTCGCACTATGAAGACGTGCCGCGCTCGACAACAATCCTGCAAGACGCCACTCATGTGATGTTCTATCGGCTAAGTACGACGCCTATCACTAGCATGCTTTCCTACGAGGCGAGGCGGTTGCGTTTGCCAATTCTGTACGATCTGGACGACCCTTTGTTTTCAGTTTCTGCATACGGAACCTATGAGAACATGAAGGCTCTCCCGGATTGGCAAAAGACACACTTCATGAATGAGGCGCCGAAGTATCTTGATGTTATGAATGCTTCCGACCTGTTGTCTGTATCGACCCCTGGGATGAAGTCTCACGCAGCTCTTTATTCGTCTCGGCCGACCTTTGTACGCAGGAATTTTGCGGATGCTGCGGCCCTTTCCACAGGCGCTCGGGTGATTTCAACGAAGACGCCCCAGAACGGCTTCAGAGTCGCGTTTGCGAGTGGCTCTCAAGGGCACGAAATTGATTTCAACATCATCGTGAATGACATGATCCGGTTCCTCGCTGGAAATTCTGACCGTCAATTGGTCATTCTAGGTTACTTCGACAAATCGTTGTTGCCTGCGGATTTGCGTGATCAGGTCGAAACTCACTCTTTCTCGGACTACGCGACTTACCTAAGAACTCTTAGCTCCGCGGACTGCGCGGTCATGCCGCTGGCAGACGATTTGTTTAATCGATGCAAAAGTGCGGTACGTGTACTTGATGCGGCATGTGTTGGCGTGCCCAGCATTGTTGGTCAGGTCAGTGACATGTCTACAGTGGTAGAGCATGGTCGGACAGGTCTCGTTCTAGAACCCGCTGCGAACTGGGGCGACGCCCTGGAAACTTTGGCCACAGACCGCAAGCTGACAAAAGAAATGGGTAAAGCGGCGCGGTCGCAACTTGAAGCCAACTGGAGTGCGCGACTTGACGCGCCCGTAATTGATCCCGAAATCCTGCGCTGGGTTACGTCATGA
- a CDS encoding glycosyltransferase yields MINVYFAPYTYGGATVVAEQVALRLQNNHGFQVSAISAMCRADMPAYSVIKSERDGIANYIINMPADRSYSVTYDNPEVTEVIERILRRIEPDVVHLHCLQDIGVGVLPMLKRNSLPMVLSTHDFWWLCERQFMIKMDGNYCWQDPVTIQGCRGCVDDWERAKSRVGRLKAAAALADVVTFPSEFAKDLSVRSGLTGNRTIVWENGVRMPGATFFEQQEMRRQNSGNRLVFGFVGGPSQIKGWPILRQAFEQISRDDFDGYLVEGSMDGSWWRDLDTSKLKGKWIIHPRFAQEEMDEFYSKIDVLLFMSQWKETFGLTIREALARGIRVIQTDSGGTTEHNAVEPEKLLKIGDGPEKLLPHLEAALDNSFATPEPVKVTDFETQAAEMAECLSELIKNAKQGQR; encoded by the coding sequence GTGATCAACGTGTACTTCGCGCCCTATACTTATGGTGGTGCGACGGTGGTTGCTGAACAAGTTGCATTGCGACTTCAAAACAACCACGGGTTTCAAGTCAGCGCAATTTCCGCAATGTGCCGCGCGGATATGCCCGCATATTCCGTTATTAAATCCGAGCGTGATGGTATTGCGAACTATATTATCAACATGCCGGCGGATCGCAGTTACTCAGTGACCTACGACAATCCTGAAGTAACGGAAGTAATCGAACGGATTTTGCGCAGAATAGAGCCCGACGTCGTTCACCTGCATTGTCTTCAAGATATTGGTGTTGGTGTTTTGCCAATGCTAAAGCGCAATAGTCTGCCGATGGTTTTGTCCACGCACGACTTTTGGTGGCTTTGCGAACGTCAGTTTATGATCAAGATGGACGGGAACTACTGTTGGCAAGATCCCGTAACAATTCAGGGATGCAGAGGGTGTGTGGATGATTGGGAGCGGGCCAAAAGCCGCGTCGGCCGTCTCAAAGCAGCAGCTGCGCTGGCAGATGTGGTCACGTTCCCGAGCGAGTTTGCCAAAGACTTGAGTGTTCGGTCCGGCTTGACCGGAAATCGTACCATTGTCTGGGAAAACGGCGTCAGGATGCCTGGCGCTACTTTTTTTGAGCAGCAGGAAATGCGCAGGCAAAACAGCGGGAATCGTCTTGTTTTCGGTTTCGTTGGCGGACCTTCACAGATCAAAGGATGGCCCATATTACGGCAAGCATTCGAGCAAATATCTCGCGATGACTTTGATGGGTATCTAGTCGAAGGCAGCATGGACGGGAGTTGGTGGCGGGATCTGGACACATCGAAACTGAAGGGGAAGTGGATAATTCATCCGCGCTTCGCGCAGGAAGAAATGGATGAGTTTTATTCGAAAATCGATGTCCTTCTGTTCATGTCGCAATGGAAGGAAACTTTTGGTTTAACGATTAGAGAAGCACTGGCCCGCGGCATTCGTGTGATCCAAACCGATAGCGGTGGGACAACTGAACACAATGCCGTCGAACCCGAAAAACTGCTAAAAATCGGCGATGGACCGGAGAAGCTTCTTCCTCACCTTGAGGCAGCGTTGGACAATTCATTTGCCACCCCAGAACCGGTAAAAGTTACAGACTTTGAGACACAGGCTGCTGAGATGGCGGAATGCCTTTCCGAGTTGATAAAAAACGCCAAGCAGGGTCAGCGATAA
- a CDS encoding ABC transporter permease, whose amino-acid sequence MALILREMSTTFGRTAFGYLWAILQPVAGIILLTAIFSIALRKPDLGTSFALFYATGLLPFLAFLDISGKVALSIEFSRSLLSFPAVSYLDALLGRLILNTLTQIMVFGLVISATVFIYDQSVAVNYPKIIFAWFLLTLLSAGVGTFNCYMFLRFPEWERIYSVIRRPLLIISCVFYLYEVVPPPYSDYLWFNPLIHIVGMIRSSIFFNYDAAYVSPLYVICFSALPLLIGMTFLHKNSRDLLYR is encoded by the coding sequence ATGGCGCTCATACTTCGGGAAATGTCGACAACCTTTGGTCGCACAGCGTTTGGCTATCTGTGGGCAATTCTCCAACCGGTCGCGGGCATCATATTGTTGACAGCGATTTTCTCAATCGCTCTCAGGAAACCGGATCTTGGCACCAGCTTTGCGCTTTTCTATGCCACCGGCCTTTTACCCTTTCTTGCCTTCCTCGATATCTCGGGAAAAGTCGCGCTATCTATCGAGTTCTCCAGATCACTGCTTTCTTTTCCAGCGGTCTCCTACTTGGACGCACTACTCGGCAGATTGATCCTGAACACTCTGACCCAGATTATGGTTTTTGGCTTGGTCATTTCTGCAACGGTTTTCATCTATGACCAAAGCGTTGCAGTGAACTACCCAAAGATCATATTTGCATGGTTTCTCCTGACCCTACTTTCAGCGGGTGTGGGGACCTTCAACTGCTACATGTTTTTGCGATTTCCGGAATGGGAGCGGATTTACTCCGTTATTCGCCGCCCTTTGCTTATCATTTCCTGCGTTTTCTACCTCTATGAAGTGGTTCCACCACCCTACAGCGACTACCTTTGGTTCAATCCCTTGATCCACATAGTCGGCATGATTAGGAGCAGTATTTTCTTCAACTATGATGCAGCGTACGTCTCGCCTCTGTACGTGATATGTTTTTCTGCGCTGCCGCTTTTGATCGGCATGACCTTCTTGCACAAGAATTCGAGAGACCTGCTTTATCGCTGA
- a CDS encoding sugar transporter: MLLVLAFLLWVVAPFSAVVWYLYTIADDQYASYVGFTVRTEEVSSGIEVLGGITELSSGNSSKDSDILYKFISSRQMVEAVDAELGLESIYINPDDPVFGLKEDSTIEDKQDYWKRVVKVYYDTRSELIELRVVAFDAISAQQVAQAIVNESTRIINDLTAIAREDTTRYAREELDRTIARLKEARQAINTFRARTQIVDPLADTQGHLGLLNNLQTQLAAALIELDMVRQTARAGDPRITQGERRVQVIEERIAEERKRFGSESETEDDTYSRLVGEYEELAVELEFANSSYLSALAAYDTALAEAQRKSRYLAAYVNPTLAESAEYPQRVLISALTLGALLLSFLIMTLAYYSLRDRR, encoded by the coding sequence GTGCTGCTGGTGCTAGCATTCCTTCTCTGGGTCGTGGCGCCGTTTTCGGCGGTGGTTTGGTACCTTTATACGATCGCAGACGATCAGTATGCGTCTTACGTTGGTTTCACTGTTCGTACAGAGGAAGTCAGTTCTGGAATTGAAGTTCTGGGTGGAATTACTGAGCTCTCCTCCGGAAACAGCTCCAAGGACAGCGATATTTTGTACAAATTCATAAGTTCGCGTCAGATGGTGGAAGCTGTTGATGCCGAACTGGGCTTGGAAAGTATCTACATCAATCCTGATGATCCCGTTTTTGGCCTAAAAGAAGACAGTACCATTGAGGACAAGCAAGACTACTGGAAACGGGTAGTCAAAGTTTACTACGACACCCGAAGCGAGCTGATCGAACTTAGAGTTGTGGCCTTTGACGCTATAAGCGCACAACAGGTTGCTCAGGCGATCGTCAATGAAAGCACGCGGATTATTAATGATCTGACCGCGATTGCTCGGGAAGACACCACACGATACGCCCGTGAAGAACTGGATCGCACAATCGCGCGCCTTAAGGAGGCGCGACAAGCGATCAATACTTTCAGGGCACGCACACAAATCGTTGATCCATTAGCAGACACCCAAGGGCACTTGGGGCTTTTGAACAACCTTCAGACCCAGTTGGCTGCTGCGCTTATCGAATTGGACATGGTGCGGCAAACTGCCAGAGCAGGTGATCCGCGCATCACACAGGGTGAACGACGTGTCCAAGTTATTGAAGAGCGCATCGCCGAAGAGCGAAAACGCTTTGGTAGCGAGTCTGAAACTGAAGACGATACCTATTCCAGGTTGGTGGGCGAGTACGAAGAACTTGCTGTCGAGCTTGAGTTTGCCAACAGCAGTTATCTGTCTGCTCTGGCGGCATATGACACGGCACTTGCCGAAGCGCAGCGGAAGTCGCGATACTTGGCGGCATACGTTAATCCAACTTTGGCGGAGTCGGCAGAATATCCGCAGCGAGTTCTTATTAGCGCCCTGACACTTGGCGCTTTGCTCTTGAGTTTTTTGATCATGACCTTGGCATATTACTCGTTGCGAGATCGGCGATGA
- a CDS encoding ABC transporter ATP-binding protein gives MIRIENLCKAYHMNGRSKVVADNLNADIPSRTAVAILGRNGAGKSSLLRMIAGTMSPDSGRVISDGSISWQVGFGGSAHPQLTGLQNTRFVARVYGVDSDELVESVREFAELGEHFFLPVRSYSSGMKARLSFGLSMGIQFDTYLVDEITAVGDASFKQKSEDVFMERLEKSGLVMVSHSMQAVRRLCTEGAVIEDGKMTYYTDIQAAVDHHLENVAKRREARAMGAEGPALV, from the coding sequence ATGATCCGTATCGAAAATCTCTGCAAGGCGTATCACATGAATGGGCGCAGCAAGGTTGTCGCGGACAATCTCAATGCAGACATTCCGTCCCGTACGGCCGTTGCAATTTTGGGTCGCAATGGCGCAGGCAAATCAAGTCTATTGCGCATGATCGCGGGCACGATGTCTCCGGACAGTGGGAGAGTTATTTCAGATGGTTCAATCTCTTGGCAGGTAGGCTTTGGAGGCAGCGCACATCCACAGTTGACCGGATTGCAAAACACGCGGTTCGTAGCGCGTGTTTATGGTGTGGACAGCGATGAGCTTGTTGAATCGGTCAGGGAATTCGCGGAACTCGGCGAGCATTTTTTCCTTCCGGTCCGTAGTTACTCCTCGGGAATGAAAGCGCGGCTTTCCTTCGGTTTGTCCATGGGGATTCAGTTTGACACTTATCTTGTTGATGAGATTACCGCCGTCGGTGATGCGTCCTTCAAGCAAAAGAGCGAAGACGTCTTCATGGAGCGCCTGGAAAAAAGCGGTTTGGTGATGGTGTCACATTCAATGCAAGCCGTTCGGCGTTTGTGCACCGAAGGCGCCGTGATCGAAGACGGAAAAATGACGTATTACACAGACATTCAGGCGGCGGTTGATCACCACCTTGAGAATGTTGCCAAAAGGCGCGAGGCGCGGGCGATGGGTGCAGAAGGGCCGGCTTTGGTCTGA
- a CDS encoding sugar transferase — MTPFKRLIDILSALVLGTVLLPLILWVALLILLREGRPIFFVSERMKTPDKAFGLVKFRTMHQGSNDGMATGGDKTSRVTATGAMLRAKRLDELPQLWNLLLGHVSLVGPRPPLRRYVERFPEIYSEVLKARPGITGLASLVYHKHEALLLSRCKTPEETDRIYARACVPRKAALDVIYRDNHNVCWDFSIMFQTVFGRR, encoded by the coding sequence ATGACCCCTTTCAAACGTTTGATAGACATCCTTTCTGCGCTGGTGCTCGGTACAGTGCTTCTGCCCCTGATCCTCTGGGTGGCATTGTTGATCCTGCTCCGCGAGGGTCGACCGATCTTTTTTGTCAGCGAGCGCATGAAAACACCGGACAAGGCATTTGGTTTGGTCAAGTTTCGAACAATGCACCAAGGCAGCAACGACGGCATGGCCACTGGGGGGGACAAAACGTCGAGAGTGACGGCAACCGGTGCGATGCTGCGGGCAAAACGGTTGGACGAACTTCCGCAACTTTGGAACTTGTTGCTGGGCCACGTTTCGCTCGTGGGTCCGCGCCCACCCCTGCGCCGATACGTAGAACGCTTTCCGGAAATATATTCAGAGGTTCTCAAGGCCCGGCCTGGCATCACCGGGCTTGCCTCACTGGTTTACCACAAACACGAAGCATTACTTTTGAGCCGCTGTAAAACACCTGAAGAAACAGACCGGATTTACGCTCGCGCCTGTGTTCCCCGAAAGGCTGCTTTGGATGTGATTTACCGAGACAACCACAATGTTTGTTGGGACTTCTCAATCATGTTCCAAACCGTGTTCGGTCGCCGATAG
- a CDS encoding sulfotransferase family 2 domain-containing protein, with product MPKTRTIVLHYHLFKNAGTSLDRIFKKNFGDKWVTHEFPTKGGNNTPLVTQWILGNPNAVVFSTHTAVGPIPKIAGVNIITVMMLRDPISRIRSAYRFERNQKSDSWGANLAKETDLAGYVDARLARKGDRQCRNFQSDRLATMFPAKVPELQRAMEGFNSLSVVGLVEDFDGTLKRLREAMVPHFPDFEAENVKANTTDAKPEQEEDPVLLRRLIEANVYDRAIWETAMDKFGGR from the coding sequence ATGCCAAAAACTCGTACGATCGTCCTGCACTATCACCTATTCAAAAACGCAGGCACGTCGCTGGATCGGATATTCAAGAAGAATTTCGGCGACAAATGGGTCACTCACGAATTCCCCACCAAAGGCGGAAACAACACGCCTTTGGTTACCCAATGGATTCTCGGAAACCCTAATGCTGTTGTGTTCTCGACGCATACCGCTGTTGGACCGATTCCCAAGATTGCCGGCGTGAACATCATCACGGTAATGATGTTGCGAGATCCGATCTCCCGCATCCGATCTGCCTATCGGTTCGAACGGAACCAAAAGTCAGATTCCTGGGGTGCTAATCTCGCTAAGGAAACCGATCTGGCTGGCTACGTTGACGCGCGGCTTGCCCGGAAAGGCGACCGGCAGTGCCGGAATTTCCAATCGGATCGTTTGGCCACTATGTTCCCCGCAAAAGTGCCAGAGTTGCAGCGTGCAATGGAAGGCTTTAATTCGCTTTCCGTTGTGGGGCTTGTTGAAGATTTTGACGGAACGCTAAAACGTTTGCGCGAGGCAATGGTTCCGCACTTCCCGGATTTCGAGGCCGAGAATGTTAAAGCCAACACAACGGACGCGAAGCCTGAACAGGAAGAAGACCCTGTCCTGCTGCGTCGGCTGATCGAAGCCAATGTTTATGACCGCGCGATCTGGGAAACCGCGATGGACAAATTCGGAGGCCGCTGA